In the genome of Chlamydiota bacterium, one region contains:
- the trmB gene encoding tRNA (guanine-N(7)-)-methyltransferase, with translation MKPKDLKAGFAFSKRRIILEDGVLHLPTFSDYEGFAFDAREFFANTHPICVEYCSGNGHWLIAQAKKNPLINYIAVEKRFERVKKIWSKMKNENLSNVLIVCGFVEDFTKLLKEGQVEEIFVHFPDPYPKNRHRKHRLFKPDFVQEMAHVIKPRKSVVVVTDDQTYSKTFVNVMLESKQFISEYEAPFYKTDLDYDFSYFLDLWKSKDKTILHFKFKRKENESLSRP, from the coding sequence ATGAAACCTAAAGATTTAAAAGCAGGATTTGCGTTTTCTAAGAGGCGTATCATTTTAGAAGATGGTGTGTTGCATCTTCCTACCTTCTCTGATTATGAAGGATTTGCGTTTGACGCAAGGGAATTTTTTGCAAACACACATCCCATCTGTGTAGAGTATTGCTCTGGAAATGGACATTGGCTCATCGCTCAGGCTAAAAAAAATCCCCTCATTAACTATATCGCTGTAGAAAAACGTTTTGAAAGAGTAAAAAAGATTTGGTCGAAAATGAAAAATGAAAATTTAAGCAATGTATTGATTGTCTGTGGTTTTGTAGAAGACTTTACAAAGCTTTTGAAAGAGGGTCAAGTGGAAGAGATTTTTGTGCATTTTCCGGACCCTTATCCAAAAAACAGACATCGCAAGCACAGGTTGTTTAAACCTGATTTTGTACAAGAAATGGCACATGTCATAAAACCAAGAAAAAGTGTGGTTGTCGTCACCGATGATCAAACCTACAGCAAAACTTTTGTCAACGTGATGTTAGAAAGTAAGCAATTTATCTCCGAATATGAAGCGCCTTTTTATAAGACCGATTTGGATTATGATTTTTCCTATTTTCTAGATCTTTGGAAATCCAAGGATAAAACCATTTTGCACTTTAAATTTAAGAGGAAAGAGAATGAAAGTTTGTCTAGACCCTAA
- a CDS encoding Magnesium transporter MgtE yields MKKSREIFGSSIEGHVKSVETVLRADSTIQEALETIRKKSYEERIRYFYVINDKNKLVGMLPTRKFLLTPSTTRVKDVMETNFIRINPAATIEHVMKLFVTHQLLALPVVDFHGVFRGMIDAQFCIEEAMDTASENAQQDIFQLVGISLEQTRKRSTWIGFRNRMPWLIFNLFGGLVCAIIIDYFESVLSAFLVLAFFIPLVLGLSESVSMQAMSLSAHSIQGDKFLFKRLFSKSLHEIKISMMLSLVCGVFVGLSALLFYSGYRAAFCIGISILISVVASALFGATFPIILHWLRLDPKVASGPIVLMAADILTSLVYLSLSTWLLLN; encoded by the coding sequence ATGAAAAAAAGTAGAGAAATTTTTGGCTCTTCTATCGAAGGTCACGTTAAATCTGTCGAAACAGTGCTAAGAGCGGATTCAACCATTCAAGAAGCGCTAGAAACGATTCGCAAAAAATCTTACGAAGAAAGAATACGTTATTTTTATGTGATCAATGATAAAAATAAACTCGTCGGTATGCTACCCACACGCAAATTTTTGCTCACGCCCTCTACAACCAGAGTCAAAGATGTGATGGAAACCAACTTTATTCGGATCAATCCTGCAGCGACTATTGAACATGTCATGAAATTGTTTGTCACACATCAATTGCTTGCCTTGCCTGTTGTGGATTTTCATGGCGTTTTTCGTGGAATGATCGATGCGCAATTTTGCATTGAAGAAGCGATGGACACAGCTTCTGAAAACGCTCAGCAAGACATTTTCCAACTTGTGGGGATTTCCTTAGAACAAACCCGCAAAAGATCCACATGGATAGGATTTAGAAACCGTATGCCTTGGCTTATTTTCAATCTTTTTGGTGGACTTGTTTGCGCCATTATTATTGATTATTTTGAAAGTGTATTGAGTGCTTTTTTGGTGCTCGCTTTTTTCATTCCTCTTGTATTGGGACTTTCAGAATCTGTATCGATGCAAGCCATGTCCCTAAGTGCCCATAGCATTCAGGGAGACAAGTTCCTTTTTAAACGCTTATTTTCAAAATCTCTTCATGAAATCAAGATCTCTATGATGTTGTCACTCGTGTGCGGAGTGTTTGTAGGTTTGTCTGCTCTGCTTTTTTACAGCGGATATCGTGCAGCATTCTGCATAGGTATAAGTATTTTGATTTCGGTTGTGGCAAGTGCGCTTTTTGGCGCCACGTTTCCCATCATTCTTCATTGGCTACGCTTAGATCCCAAAGTTGCGAGTGGGCCTATTGTGCTGATGGCGGCAGATATTTTGACATCACTTGTTTACTTAAGTCTTTCAACTTGGTTACTTTTAAACTAA
- the pgi gene encoding Glucose-6-phosphate isomerase — MSFDQSASYKILEKFAKKPIDLTKNVLTKERIENYCLRSQGLNLFYATERVTDEVMDALFALAKEHNVVDKMHAMQNGKVINTIEGCTSENRSVLHTAMRDIFENRIEQDEPKNASDLAKEEMEKLQAFLPNVHDKKHLVMIGIGGSELGPKALFVAMEPYIQNGRSVHFVSNVDPDAIYSTFQKVELENTLVIVVSKSGSTLETLTNEAIARDIFEKGGLKPKEHFISVTGKNSPMDDPKQYLAIFYIWDYVGGRYSVTSMVGCVMLGFALGFKNMLEILKGANNIDKHVLNAPAEENLSLMSALLGIWNRNFLHHQTVAIIPYSKAMARFSAHLQQLDMESNGKHIDKTGNRVTFETGPIIWGEPGTNGQHSFYQLIHQGTTIVPMEFLGFKTSQLNQDLDVQGTTSQEKLLSNLFAQTIALAKGQKDENPNKTFEGNRPSRILFAKQLTPYTLGQILAFYEHKVAYQGFIWNINSFDQEGVQLGKILANKIIELFKAKRENRAPEESFEEAENYLKLIEKL; from the coding sequence ATGTCGTTTGATCAATCTGCTTCTTACAAAATATTGGAAAAATTTGCCAAAAAACCCATCGACTTAACAAAAAATGTGCTCACCAAAGAGCGTATAGAGAATTATTGTTTACGAAGCCAAGGCTTAAATCTGTTTTATGCCACAGAAAGAGTAACTGATGAAGTGATGGATGCTTTGTTTGCTCTGGCAAAAGAGCATAATGTAGTAGACAAAATGCATGCCATGCAAAATGGGAAAGTGATCAACACAATTGAGGGCTGCACGTCTGAAAATCGTAGCGTGTTACATACAGCCATGCGTGACATTTTTGAAAATCGGATAGAACAAGACGAGCCAAAAAACGCCAGTGATTTGGCTAAAGAAGAGATGGAAAAACTCCAAGCTTTTTTACCCAACGTACATGATAAAAAACACCTTGTAATGATTGGGATTGGGGGATCTGAGTTGGGTCCAAAAGCGCTGTTTGTTGCTATGGAACCCTATATTCAAAATGGTCGAAGTGTCCATTTTGTCTCGAATGTCGATCCCGATGCGATTTATTCCACATTTCAAAAAGTGGAGCTTGAAAATACCCTTGTTATTGTGGTTTCCAAATCAGGTTCTACTTTAGAAACACTCACAAATGAAGCCATCGCACGTGATATTTTTGAAAAAGGGGGACTTAAACCCAAAGAGCATTTTATTTCTGTCACAGGGAAAAATTCACCTATGGATGATCCTAAGCAATATTTGGCAATCTTTTACATTTGGGACTATGTGGGTGGAAGATATTCTGTCACATCTATGGTGGGATGTGTGATGCTCGGATTTGCTCTGGGTTTTAAAAATATGCTTGAAATCTTAAAAGGAGCCAATAACATCGATAAGCATGTGCTTAATGCACCTGCAGAAGAAAATTTATCCTTAATGAGCGCGCTTTTAGGCATCTGGAATCGTAATTTTTTACATCATCAAACCGTGGCCATTATTCCATATTCCAAAGCCATGGCACGTTTTTCTGCGCATTTGCAACAACTTGATATGGAATCCAATGGAAAACACATTGATAAAACAGGCAATCGCGTGACCTTTGAAACAGGGCCTATTATTTGGGGAGAGCCTGGAACTAATGGTCAACACTCTTTTTATCAGCTCATTCACCAAGGCACGACAATTGTTCCTATGGAGTTTTTAGGATTTAAAACATCCCAACTCAACCAAGATCTTGATGTGCAAGGCACCACATCGCAAGAAAAACTACTCTCTAATCTTTTTGCGCAGACAATTGCGCTTGCCAAAGGACAAAAAGATGAAAATCCCAATAAGACCTTTGAAGGAAATCGCCCATCGCGTATCCTATTTGCAAAACAGCTCACGCCTTATACTTTGGGACAAATTTTGGCGTTTTATGAGCATAAAGTGGCTTATCAGGGGTTTATTTGGAACATCAACTCGTTTGATCAAGAAGGCGTGCAATTGGGAAAAATTCTGGCCAATAAAATCATTGAGCTCTTTAAGGCAAAAAGGGAAAATCGAGCACCTGAAGAATCCTTTGAAGAGGCTGAAAATTATTTAAAACTGATTGAAAAATTATGA
- a CDS encoding Deoxyguanosinetriphosphate triphosphohydrolase-like protein, protein MIESTQTKEKKIYDSVHGFILLDATEALVLQTPAFDRLRYLHQLGCAYFIYPGATNTRYEHSLGVLFCATKIFDHLFENSQLLSSEEKREYRSMLRLAAMLHDIGHLPFSHAGERLVLGPEGHEKKAMAILDDPSFDSIEMKEQIKCIAFGISHDDWMINLLSDIITHDFFGADRIDYLLRDAKFTGLAYGHFDYEQVIDKLCLISQDDGWTLGVKESGLASIEALILSRYFMHQRLYKHDGVIAYAMHMAKVLERYFLKALQTENVKDYLAITDIEILHFIRNTKNDDPHLMALQKKEPFFAFKIKPLAPQEEMDKELQMLLQPGIEPYFGTRLQPKKQAKFFIKTKLGPLKSSKELSFFCQPEILSIKKYWLFVQESLKPYILDQSFKTFEIV, encoded by the coding sequence ATGATAGAATCGACACAAACCAAAGAAAAAAAGATTTACGATAGCGTCCATGGGTTTATCCTACTTGATGCTACAGAAGCGCTTGTTTTGCAAACGCCTGCCTTTGATCGTCTGCGCTATTTGCATCAGCTGGGATGCGCTTATTTCATTTATCCAGGGGCAACGAACACCCGTTATGAGCATTCTTTGGGCGTGTTATTTTGTGCGACAAAAATTTTTGACCATCTATTTGAAAATAGTCAACTTCTTTCATCAGAAGAAAAACGTGAGTATCGCTCCATGCTAAGACTTGCTGCCATGTTGCATGACATTGGTCATTTACCTTTTTCCCATGCAGGAGAGCGTTTGGTTTTAGGTCCAGAAGGGCATGAAAAAAAAGCGATGGCTATACTAGATGATCCTTCCTTTGATTCTATTGAAATGAAAGAACAGATCAAGTGCATCGCTTTTGGTATATCTCATGACGATTGGATGATCAATTTACTCTCAGATATCATCACGCACGATTTTTTTGGTGCCGATCGTATTGATTATTTATTACGCGATGCAAAATTTACAGGACTGGCTTATGGGCATTTCGATTATGAGCAGGTGATTGATAAATTGTGTTTGATTTCGCAAGATGATGGGTGGACTTTGGGAGTCAAAGAAAGTGGCCTCGCTAGCATAGAGGCGCTTATTTTATCTCGCTATTTCATGCATCAGCGTTTGTATAAGCATGATGGTGTGATTGCCTATGCCATGCACATGGCAAAAGTCTTAGAGCGCTATTTTTTAAAGGCTTTGCAAACTGAAAATGTCAAAGACTATTTGGCCATCACGGATATTGAAATTTTGCATTTTATTCGCAATACCAAAAATGATGATCCTCATCTTATGGCTCTTCAAAAAAAAGAGCCTTTTTTTGCTTTCAAGATAAAACCTTTAGCACCTCAAGAAGAGATGGATAAAGAACTGCAAATGCTGTTGCAACCTGGCATTGAACCTTATTTTGGCACGCGCCTGCAGCCTAAAAAACAGGCTAAATTTTTTATCAAAACCAAATTGGGCCCTCTAAAATCTTCTAAAGAGCTCTCCTTTTTCTGCCAACCTGAGATTTTGAGTATCAAAAAATATTGGCTATTTGTTCAAGAATCGCTAAAGCCTTACATCTTAGATCAATCTTTCAAGACGTTTGAAATTGTTTAG